The DNA region CATTATAATATCTCACAGTGACATGTTGATGCTTTAGCATCATCCTTTattaaataatacatgtattgtgttttttcctctgttcCTTTACAATGCTATAAACATTGCCTTGGGCTTGAAGTTTCCTTGTACATCTCCCGCTGTGTGTTACTTCCATTCTGCACTCACTTTTAAATTCCCACCAGAAAAATGCAACTGTGTGCAGCCGCATAACAAATTAACTTCAGTTAAAATGTAAGTGGTGTTCAACATGATACTTTACGTGAGTCAAAGCAGCAGTATTGATGGGAGCTGTTGTTCCCCACTTTCCCCAAAATGAAGATTCTTTCTAGTTATTGTCTACCACCGCTGTTGGCCTTGGGATGTTATAAGCTACTATACATCATTTTCCAACTCTGACACGAATGTCATCGCCAGCTGCTTCCTTTTACTGCACAGCAAGGAGCTTCACCACTGAGTGAGCGTAGTGCATGAAGAAACTCCTAGAGATGTGCCCCCTACTGAGCAGGTTCTCCGACCAATCAGCAGCAGACGGCAATACAGCAACAAGCACACTTATTCCTGCATTCATTAAACCACTCAGATCTACTGGGATTGGAACCCAAGTGTGTGCAGTGATGGCCAAATGCTCATGCACAGCAAGCTGGCTGAATTATTTCCAGTGTCTCCTAAAGACAAGGCAAAGCCACAGCAGGAAATACGGTTCTATAGGAGCTTCTGCCAGTGACttgaaaaaagaagaggcaAACCCAAAGATATACAATGTCTCTGCACTACAGGACAGCACAAAATAAgtgcagaaaacaaaaagactaaTTAAAAGTGTaggaaatacaatttaaaacattatccTATAAGCACAGTAGATGTGTACTCATCTCTTTTGCTGTAGTTACAGCTTGTTCAATGTAACAGCAAAGTACAGCAGACATGTAGAAATGCGCAATTAAATGCAGTTCCTCTACTTCTCTTACAGCTCTGATACAGTGTACGAGTGTCCCGACTACCACACAGCCGGAGAGAACTCCTGCTTCTTTAACAAGAACGACACATCCATCTGGGTCAACTACAACATCACTGTGGTAGCCACCAACAAACTAGGCAGCACCTTCTCCGACCCCGTGGATATAGATGTTGTCTACATTGGTGAGTGAATGtgtgcttttttaatttatttgttcttGTGGGTTAGCATGATGTTGGAGACATCAATGGCACACTGTGGTTAATGCTCTCTGTGAGTGTACTAACCCTCCCTCCAGTTGTAACCGCTCCATGAAGGTCACCATTTGAAATGATTGAAAAATTACACTGTCGGCCcactgaagacattttaatCATGCTCGAACAATATGTTAATGAAATCaagttgctaaaaaaaaagaaggtgacATCCTGTATATTTCCttacaccatcctgctgctggaaatacTCACAAGCAATAATGATATATATGTAATTGTAAGTGATTATAATTGTAATTCTAGGCTTTTTCTCTTAAGATGAAATTAACTAGATGCTAGTGGTGTTGTTCTACTGCTCCATGAAAACAGTAAATGCATTGCCTCCAAAGTTGATCCTAAAGAATTGTTACTGgataaagacattaaatataaatactgtGCAAATCTACTCCATATTatgtaacaaaatataaatatgtaatgaagTATGGAATTAGTCCCGTCCGGTCAGGTTGCTTAATGCAAAAGCTTGTTGTTTTGTTCATGAAAAATCCAAAAGGGAGTGTGAACTGCTAGATTTAAAAGACTTAAAAAAGTATGCACCCTTGAAGCCGTTGAAGCGGCTTATCTGAAAATGCTCCTCTTCCCCTTGTCTGTTGTAATATTTGCTTTGACCTGATTTGGTTATCAGTCCtcagtgatttttattttcttgtcatttGTCGCAATGTGTCTCCAAAATGATAACTCAAAAGCCCAGACATTAACATTTCTCTCAACTacgtcagcacacacacacacacacacacacacacacacacacacacacacacacacacatttataaacaaGTATTTGGAAAGTCACTCCTGCACTATCAGTGTTCATCTGCTAGAGATGCGCATTGGTTTACTGTtacacagaggaagaaacatTGACACACTCCTGTTTGTCAGGAAACGATGACGTCTTTACACAATCACGGTTGGCTCCTAGTGTGTTACTGTGTCACGAACACTACTTCCCACTTAATATCTTTTTCTattcatgtcacacacacaaagacatccTCTCTCATTcactttccttctctctctcccttctccaGTCCAGCCTAATCCTCCTGAGAAGGTGTCCGTGACTTTAATGGAAGACAGAGGCATGCCCTTCCTTCGGGTGTCATGGGAACCGCCACGTAAGGCTGACACCCGTTCAGGTTGGATCACTCTCATTTACGAGATCCGCATCAAGTTGGATGGAGAAAATGACTGGGAGGTACATAACATTACTATACAGCATGTTGATTAAACCAAATGGGAGGTAGTCATGCAAGGGAGGGGCCTGGtggttaaaatgtattttctttcaaatatgAATAACCCCTGCAGTGCTGTTTTGGCTTTAACTCATGTTTCTCTAATGTATATTGACAAGGTGGTAGATTTTCACCAGTGGAAGTTTCTGATTaatattgtaattgtaataAGTGTTTAGATACTATACAGCATTTCTAATCTATACGTTGACTGGATGTGCATGACTACTCACATTATGTTAATTGTGTTGTATTTCCAGATGCATCCTGCAGGCCAGCAGaagttatttaacatttttggacTGCGGTCAGGTGGTACTTACCTCGTTCAGGTGCGCTGTAAGCCTGATCATGGCTTTTGGAGTGAATGGAGTTCCACTTCCTACATCCGCTTTCCTGACTGTAAGACATCTAACAACAATTATCTGCTGTCCACTACACAGtacatttatacagtatatcaagTAATAATAGAGATAtacaatatatgtatgtattaaaggaatagttccaCATTTGGTGGAATGTGGATActcaatcttctcatcttactctcagaaagaaagtgattaCATGTTTTTCCTAAAATGTGAACTATTCTGATAAGTACTGGTTAATGATTGTGTAATTATGCATTATGCTGAAATCACATCAAAGAGTGGTGAAGTGTGTCAGGCGGTGAGCTGCCATGCAACCTTGATGGAAAACCTGTGGCGGCCAATCTAAAAGTTGGgaataattgaactttttgtgGCGATTGACAGCCagagaaaacctgcagccaatcacagagtcCTCTAACGTGTCGACCTATGTTTCAAATAATTTTTTCCCACCCGAAACACATTAACAATGGAAGATAAACTGATTTTGGCTGTTTCATTTACAGTCATTCAATGAAGACAAATTGCAATGTCGAGCCTGAAGTACTGTTTCCTTCTCAAGTATACCACGGCACCAGCTAGAGCAAGGTTTCTCTCCATGGCACAAATGATCTCTTATTAAGGATCTGGACTATTTATATGCATCCctttcctgcaaaaaaaaaaaaaaagcttagtGGAATAACATCTCATTAGCATCTCACTTTATAGAACATAGCCTATCAGCTATGTCaataatactgtatgtcaacaatgtgttttgtttcacaTTGGTAGTACAGAGTGGCACacagaatgacagaaatgaaaggaCACGACCCCCAGCTGCAGACAAATGTCAATTTTGCGGTGAACCACATTTTGCCGCTCCTTGGtgttgtttcagtgttaaactCCTTTAATATCGTATAACAACAATAATCGCTAAGGAAAAATCTGGCTGTTTTACGCTGTGTGTAAACACTCAAATTTGTTTACCATCTCTTACAGATTTCCAGCGGGAAAAGTCAGTGTGGATCCTCATAACGGTCTTTTCTGCCTGCATATTCCTCATCCTCACATGGTTGTTGCATATTAACAGCAACAGGTAAAAGAGTGATCATGAATGCCGTATGCCACTTTTTGGGTCAAATATTGGCATTTATTTACAAACTCATAAATATAAGTCATGTTATATGCTGCAGAGGCTGCAGCTGTATTCTTAGGCTCTCTATTTCAGAGTTTCAGTGTCAGATTATCCTAAGATATCAAACTAATTGCTTTGTGACCATGACTTTCCTGAAGTactatttttaaacacattattcagAGATAAGAATGTAATTACATAGCCATGTAGAGATATCAGTCGTCTATTTATTGTGATGAGCATAGAGGTCTCTTCACACtattagtttatatttattcattcacatttATAGTTTGGAGGACAATGGTCGGAGTCCAATTTAACGAACAAGTTCACAGGGGAAAGTATGAATTTACTGTGTACAGATCATTTGTGAAAAACAGTGTCTGTTAAACTGACCATCAcaaaattgttaaaatgttgtaatCTGTAACAGTCATTGTTATTTCCAATTATTCCTTATATGTGGCAactaaattgttgttttaatattgCAGGGTAATGAAAAACCTACAGTGAAACAGTTTAATATCTTGAGATTATGATATTTGTGAGTAGTTGTAATCATAAAATTAAAGGTTGTGCATAATCACTGCCACTCTGGGCTTTCATAGTAGCAAGTTAAGTATtgattttaattgttgtttcATATTTATTGGCTTTCATCTGCTGCTCACAAATCCTGACATTTATCTTCattcttttgtctttcagtCTGAAGCACTGTCTGCTTCCACCAGTCCCTGGTCCTAAAATCAAAGGATTTGATAAACAGCTTCTCAAGGTAAATTAACAACATACTGATCAAAGATTTCATGTATGAAATAATTATCTCAATCTGCTGCTAATAATCATATTtagctaagaaaaaaatgttggactTACCAAAgcttgttttattctttttgtgtAGGACGGCAAGTCAGAGGAGGTTTTCAATGCACTGGTGGTGTCTGATTTCCCCCCAACCACATCATCCAACTATGAGGACTTGCTGGTGGAGTACTTAGAGGTGTACATCCCTGAGGAGCAGGAGCTGATGCTGGAGGAAACCAAGGATCTTCATGATGGTTGCCTCAAATCCGAGGGCTCAACATCGGACAGTGACTCTGGCCGGGGCAGCTGCGACAGCCACACTCTGCTGATGGATAAGTGTGGAGaggcaaaagagaaaaagaggctAACAGATCAGGAAAGCAGTCGACTGAGGACAGAGAAGCAGAGGCACCAGAAAGACTGGAAGGAAGAGGCACTTGCCTATGCTCATGAAGACATGCTTAGCCCTGACATGTCCAGTGGGAGGGTGAAGACCTGGCCTTCAGTGTTTTCTCCACTGCCCCAGTACAGCTCAAGCCCACTGGACCAACAGCGCTCACTTGAGATGGCCAAACAGCACTGCGTTTCCGACAGCCTGTTCCCACCAGGCACCACATCCTCCTACCTCACCCAACCTGGCCACAGCTCCAAGGAGGCTCTCGGACCCAGCTACTGGGAGTTCAGCTTGAGCACCAAGCAACCTCTCCATCCCCAGATGCAGGTCCGCCAGCAGCTCCAGGCCCACAGCGATATCAACATCTCCAGCATTGGCCGCAAACAGGCACCTGCTGGCCTGCTGTCGCCTGCTCTCCGCTCCACTGAGTACGTCGAAGTTCAGAAGGTCAATGAGGATAACACAGTGCTTCTCCAGCCTGTTGTGTCAGGCCGAGGCCAGCATGAAGGCAACCTGCAGGTTTCTCAGGGAGAGGACTACAGCAAGGTGAAGAGTGTGGACGGTGACAACATGCTGCTGCTCCAGAGAAAGGTGGATGTAATGGAAGAAGAGGTGGACAGGTGCCCTTGTGAGTACCAGGAGACACATGGAGTGACAGAGAGCTGCTACACATCGTCTATCATCACCACTACCCAGAAGCCTACAGTCTGTATTCACACTGCAATGCCGGCCCAGGAAGAAAGGGTCCTTGCTGCGAGTGGTTATGTTGACACTGCCACCATGTTCACAATGCCCACACACTAGGTGCCCTGTAACTGACAGGTCTGGGACTTTTCAAGACCTGTTTTAGACtgggacaaaaaacaaaaacactaacTCTGTATGACTCCTTCAGAAATGGTTGCAAAGACAATATTTTGCTGTCAGAGTTaccactatttattttttcatcttcttctcaTTTAAGAGATGTATTTTCACTGAACAGTGACACTCTAATTTTGAGTATCAAGATTAATTTGATTGAATGAGTCTGTTCATTCAGCTTCCTAAACAGTATGATTAATTGTATAAATTATGTGGTACTATGTGCTGTTATTATGATTAATCATATGTCTGTCATGaatctttttttccatcacagACACAAGTTTCatgttatgaatattttttgatattgctaatgaaatatattaatgtataCTGGTGTAATATCTGTTAAATGATTTATGTAAAATCAAAATAGCAGaaagctcaaacatcaaacattttttatttcgtTTCACTTTTTTGTATGTACGTATTTTCTCTGCTGCCTCTAGAAGTGGGAATATACTTATCTATTTTTCATTCAGAGATTATTTTGTGTATATAAAGTCATTACTGGTTTTATCAGTTaagtggaaattaaaaaaagaaaaatctacaaagacatttttttggaTGGCAAAGTAGTGTCATGATCATTTGTACATGATGCCAtgtgcaaaacaacaaaacaaaccttAACTAACTCCATCTCTATTGTATAACAGTGAGAAATTgctgtgttttatctttttttttttttttttagcatgtatatctatctatgtatATCTTTATAATCAGTCAATTGCCCAAATAGGAAAAGTGGAAAGGCCACTCAATTCTTTTTTGGAAAGCCATAAAATGGTGCTCATAATAAATTTACAATATTGACTAATGGgatgttgatttttatttttttttatcactgaaaTTCTAGTGTAATTTTAAGTGTATTGATAATTACGTGCCAGTTATTACCTGTGTATATTCACAGGTAAACAAAGGGAAAACTGTGCAAGTACAATGCAAACTCAAACATtacagttgttttcttttgtttatgtatatttatagtaatacatataatatataattaagaTAATATATAGctacccaaatgaacattgacacatGTTTTTCATGCCATAATTATTCCTGCTGAGAGATCACTTTGTAGTTTACTTAAAGTGATAGGGGACAAAATCCAAAGCCctaaatatgtacataaaagTTATTTGAATTGAAGCCAATTCGAGAGTTCACCTGTCCAAATTGGTCAAATCAAGTAAATACCATAAtccaaaaacatcaaatatatgATTTGTTAAGATCCTTCTACTGCAGCTAAACTCTTTGTGGAGACACAAAGAAGGACTAAATAAATTGTATTGTGGAAGATATATATTTGCCTGACCCAGGCGACTGAATCCTCATAccatcttcagataaacttttatctttttaaccTTTAAGCACATTTGGATGGGATCCTCTAATAGTCACTATGAATTAATGATTACAGCGGGGCAAAAaaggtttcaatgttcatttgagcacTTGAATCTTGATATAGTTGACAGAGTTGAtaaaattgtgaacttgtcctttaaaccACCACTACTGACACCTTGTTTACAAATGTGTGTACTTGCGCGCGCATCCAGTGACGTTGCAGCGAGGTACCCTGTAACCTGGGGTCATTGGCCGCTCGCTGTCCGCCCTTCCCACAAACTttacagagaaaagaaaaatccttGAGCTGAAGTCAGTCCGCTGCTGACTGAGTGTAAGGCGCTGAAGGGAGTAGGCCAGCTGTGAGAGCCCTCTGTTCCTACTCAACATGTTTAAAGTTGCGTCCTGTCTTTTTACGCGACAGTCCTGCTGCACGTCTGGACTGTCCAAATTCCACTTGGCAAGTGGTgagttaccatggagaccaacAAAATCCAGAGTTGGCCTGCACAAGTTTGTTTCagtctgtttctgctgcttataAAACCTGCGAACAGACCAGTGACTGACAGACAGCGTGTTTAAGTTAGCCTGTaagtttgtcatttaaaaataatctgcatTCACTATTTACTGTTAATTcctttaatgagaaaaaaacctcGACAGATTTAATGAAGAAATGAGAATCACAGTTACCTAATATTAATGTTAGTTGAACAGAAAACAGTGACCATATTATGTGATTccagtagggctgggtatcaatACTCCATACCAATCGATACCAAGTAATATAgaaacgtctcctgtcaaacgatacctgctatcgatcctttttgc from Scomber scombrus chromosome 15, fScoSco1.1, whole genome shotgun sequence includes:
- the prlra gene encoding prolactin receptor a, whose translation is MMKKVLELIMLLLLVVTLHARGTRYSPPGKPALTSCRSPEKETFTCWWKPGSDGGLPTTYALHYRKENSDTVYECPDYHTAGENSCFFNKNDTSIWVNYNITVVATNKLGSTFSDPVDIDVVYIVQPNPPEKVSVTLMEDRGMPFLRVSWEPPRKADTRSGWITLIYEIRIKLDGENDWEMHPAGQQKLFNIFGLRSGGTYLVQVRCKPDHGFWSEWSSTSYIRFPDYFQREKSVWILITVFSACIFLILTWLLHINSNSLKHCLLPPVPGPKIKGFDKQLLKDGKSEEVFNALVVSDFPPTTSSNYEDLLVEYLEVYIPEEQELMLEETKDLHDGCLKSEGSTSDSDSGRGSCDSHTLLMDKCGEAKEKKRLTDQESSRLRTEKQRHQKDWKEEALAYAHEDMLSPDMSSGRVKTWPSVFSPLPQYSSSPLDQQRSLEMAKQHCVSDSLFPPGTTSSYLTQPGHSSKEALGPSYWEFSLSTKQPLHPQMQVRQQLQAHSDINISSIGRKQAPAGLLSPALRSTEYVEVQKVNEDNTVLLQPVVSGRGQHEGNLQVSQGEDYSKVKSVDGDNMLLLQRKVDVMEEEVDRCPCEYQETHGVTESCYTSSIITTTQKPTVCIHTAMPAQEERVLAASGYVDTATMFTMPTH